One window from the genome of Salisaeta longa DSM 21114 encodes:
- a CDS encoding alanine racemase produces MATLRINTAPIIDNIKRLSTYLSAHDVQWTLVAKVLNGHRAALEALLTSEAMNGVHSIADSRLSGIRTMKAIRPDIRTMYIKPPAVELADDVVQYADVSLNSSLTTIQALNDAAAAHNTTHRIIIMVELGELREGIVRDDLLDFYDAVFELPHVEVIGLGSNLGCMHGVEPNYDKMVQLCLYQQLIEASFNRELPLVSGTSSIGLPHVGTHKLPDGVNHLRIGEAAFFGTSPLHHDKVLDLSSDTFVFAANIIEKARKDPEPEGVINDANIGHTAQPVATDRRTDRCITDFGLLDVDVDNLTPVDEGVQFAGTTSDMTVFDVSLSDTSYAVGDRIAFRPNYMATAHLMLSKYMDKAVG; encoded by the coding sequence ATGGCAACCCTTCGCATCAACACGGCGCCCATCATCGACAACATCAAGCGCCTCAGCACCTACTTGTCTGCACACGATGTGCAGTGGACGCTCGTAGCCAAGGTGCTGAATGGCCACCGCGCGGCCCTCGAGGCGCTCCTCACCAGCGAGGCGATGAACGGCGTGCACTCCATTGCCGACTCGCGCCTCTCGGGCATCCGCACGATGAAGGCCATCCGGCCCGACATCCGCACCATGTACATCAAACCCCCGGCGGTGGAGCTGGCCGACGACGTGGTGCAGTATGCCGACGTGTCGCTCAACTCCAGCCTCACCACCATCCAGGCCCTCAACGACGCCGCCGCGGCCCACAACACCACCCACCGCATCATCATTATGGTGGAGCTCGGCGAGCTGCGCGAGGGCATCGTGCGCGACGACTTGCTCGACTTCTACGATGCCGTCTTCGAGCTTCCCCACGTGGAGGTCATCGGGCTGGGCAGCAACCTGGGCTGCATGCACGGCGTGGAGCCCAACTACGACAAGATGGTGCAGCTGTGCCTCTACCAGCAGCTCATCGAAGCAAGCTTTAACCGCGAGCTGCCGCTCGTGTCGGGCACCAGCAGCATCGGACTCCCGCACGTGGGCACGCACAAGCTGCCCGATGGCGTCAATCACCTGCGCATTGGCGAGGCGGCGTTCTTTGGCACGTCGCCGCTGCATCACGACAAGGTGCTCGACCTGTCCTCCGACACGTTCGTCTTTGCGGCCAACATCATCGAAAAGGCCCGGAAAGACCCCGAGCCGGAGGGCGTTATCAACGACGCCAACATCGGCCACACCGCCCAGCCCGTGGCCACCGACCGGCGCACCGATCGCTGCATCACCGACTTCGGGTTGCTTGACGTGGACGTAGACAACCTGACACCGGTCGACGAGGGTGTGCAGTTTGCCGGCACCACCTCCGACATGACGGTGTTCGATGTCAGCCTGAGCGACACGTCCTACGCCGTGGGCGACCGCATTGCCTTTCGGCCCAACTACATGGCCACGGCGCACCTCATGCTCTCAAAATACATGGACAAGGCCGTCGGGTAG
- the fahA gene encoding fumarylacetoacetase has translation MADPTVDPSHASFIDVPADSHFPIQNLPYGVFTPPDERPPRVGVAIGAHVLDLSALADAGLFEHPLLVQHAPFEQSTLNRFMSLGRVAWDAARATIHDALRADTATLRDDADLKERALFERSAVTMHLPARVGDYTDFYSSKEHATNVGTMFRGKENALKPNWVHLPVGYHGRASSIIPSGQPVRRPCGQRKPDDGPPTYGPTRLLDFELEMGFFTGPGNELGTPIGIDAAEDQIFGLTLVNDWSARDIQGWEYVPLGPFLGKSFATTVSPWVVPLAALEPFRVDAPTQEPAPLSYLQPPRPDTAYDIQLEVGLQTPALDAPHTVCRTNFRHMYWTMVQQLAHHTVNGCNIRPGDLLASGTISGPTKDSYGSLLELTWRGEHPIELPDGSERTFAEDGDAVVMTGWAAGDGYRVGFGETRGTVLPAQPLA, from the coding sequence ATGGCCGACCCAACCGTCGATCCGTCGCACGCGTCGTTTATTGACGTGCCTGCCGACTCGCACTTTCCCATCCAAAACCTGCCCTACGGCGTGTTTACGCCGCCCGATGAGCGGCCGCCCCGCGTGGGCGTGGCCATTGGCGCGCACGTGCTCGACCTCTCGGCCCTGGCAGACGCCGGTCTGTTCGAGCATCCGCTGCTGGTGCAACACGCGCCCTTCGAGCAGTCCACGCTGAACCGCTTCATGAGCCTGGGCCGCGTGGCCTGGGATGCCGCGCGCGCCACGATTCATGATGCGCTGCGGGCCGATACCGCCACGCTGCGCGACGACGCCGACCTGAAGGAGCGCGCGCTCTTTGAGCGCTCGGCTGTTACCATGCACCTGCCGGCGCGGGTGGGCGACTACACCGACTTCTACTCCTCGAAGGAGCACGCCACCAACGTGGGCACCATGTTTCGGGGCAAGGAGAACGCCCTGAAGCCCAACTGGGTGCACCTGCCGGTGGGCTACCACGGGCGCGCCAGCTCCATCATTCCGAGCGGACAGCCGGTGCGGCGCCCCTGCGGCCAGCGCAAGCCCGACGACGGCCCGCCGACGTACGGTCCTACGCGCCTGCTCGACTTTGAGCTGGAGATGGGATTCTTCACGGGCCCCGGCAATGAGCTGGGCACGCCCATTGGCATCGACGCCGCCGAAGATCAGATCTTTGGCCTCACGCTCGTGAACGATTGGAGCGCCCGCGACATTCAGGGCTGGGAGTACGTGCCGCTGGGGCCGTTTTTGGGCAAGAGCTTTGCCACCACGGTGTCGCCCTGGGTGGTGCCGCTGGCCGCGTTGGAGCCCTTCCGCGTGGATGCGCCCACGCAAGAGCCTGCGCCGCTGTCCTACCTGCAGCCGCCCCGCCCCGATACGGCGTACGACATTCAGCTGGAGGTGGGCCTGCAAACGCCTGCCCTGGATGCGCCGCATACGGTCTGCCGCACCAACTTCCGCCACATGTACTGGACGATGGTGCAGCAGCTGGCGCACCACACGGTGAACGGCTGCAACATCCGTCCGGGCGACCTGCTGGCGTCGGGCACGATTAGCGGCCCTACAAAAGACAGTTACGGCAGCCTGCTGGAGCTGACGTGGCGCGGCGAGCATCCCATCGAGCTGCCGGACGGCTCGGAGCGCACCTTTGCCGAAGACGGCGATGCGGTGGTGATGACCGGCTGGGCCGCGGGCGATGGCTACCGCGTGGGCTTTGGCGAAACCCGTGGCACGGTGTTGCCGGCACAGCCGCTGGCGTAG